Proteins encoded in a region of the Thermotoga sp. KOL6 genome:
- a CDS encoding sodium-translocating pyrophosphatase, giving the protein MWLLFLVPLIALGFAAANFSAVVKKPEGTDRMKEISSYIRSGADSFLAHETKAIFKVAIVIAILLMIFTTWQTGVAFLIGAVMSASAGIVGMKMATRANVRVAEAARTTKKIGPALKVAYQGGSVMGLSVGGFALLGLVLVYLIFGKWMGQLDNLNIYTNWLGINFVPFAMTVSGYALGCSIIAMFDRVGGGVYTKAADMAADLVGKTELNLPEDDPRNPATIADNVGDNVGDVAGLGADLLESFVGAIVSSIILASYMFPIYVQKLGERFVHQIPKETIQSLISYPIYFALVGLGCSMLGILYVIVKKPSDNPQRELNISLWTSAILTVVLTAFLTYFYLKDAQGLEVVGFRYGPISPWFSAIIGIFAGILVGFWAEYYTSYHYKPTQFLSRSSIEGTGMVISNGLSLGMKSVLPPTLTLVLGILFADYFAGLYGVAISALGMLSFVATSVSVDSYGPIADNAGGISEMCELEPEVRKITDHLDAVGNTTAAIGKGFAIGSAILAALSLFASYMFSQISPSDIGKPPSIVLLLNMVDARVIAGALLGAAITYYFSGYLISAVTKAAMKMVDEIRRQAREIPGLLEGKAKPDYNKCIEITSDNALKQMGYPAFIAILTPLITGFLLGPEFVGGVLIGTVISGAMLAILTANSGGAWDNAKKFLEAGHLEGYGKGSDPHKALVIGDTVGDPLKDTVGPSLDILIKIMSVVSVIAVSIFKHIHLF; this is encoded by the coding sequence ATGTGGTTGCTCTTTCTTGTTCCCCTTATTGCTCTAGGATTCGCTGCGGCGAATTTTTCTGCGGTTGTCAAAAAACCCGAAGGAACAGATCGAATGAAAGAGATTTCCTCCTACATTCGAAGTGGAGCAGATTCTTTCTTGGCCCACGAGACGAAGGCTATCTTCAAAGTAGCTATCGTTATAGCCATTCTTCTGATGATTTTCACAACTTGGCAAACGGGAGTTGCCTTTCTCATTGGAGCAGTTATGAGTGCATCCGCGGGTATAGTTGGTATGAAAATGGCCACGAGAGCCAACGTAAGAGTGGCAGAAGCTGCACGAACAACAAAAAAGATAGGTCCGGCCCTGAAGGTTGCGTATCAGGGTGGAAGCGTTATGGGACTCTCCGTGGGTGGTTTTGCTCTTCTGGGGCTGGTTTTGGTGTATCTGATCTTTGGAAAATGGATGGGTCAGTTGGATAATTTGAACATATACACCAACTGGCTTGGTATAAATTTCGTGCCTTTTGCGATGACCGTTTCCGGATATGCTCTTGGCTGTTCGATCATCGCGATGTTTGACAGGGTCGGTGGTGGTGTCTACACCAAGGCAGCAGACATGGCAGCAGATCTTGTTGGAAAAACAGAATTGAATCTCCCTGAAGACGATCCAAGAAATCCTGCAACCATAGCCGATAACGTTGGAGACAATGTTGGGGATGTTGCAGGACTCGGCGCAGACCTCTTGGAAAGCTTCGTTGGTGCGATAGTATCATCCATAATTTTGGCTTCTTACATGTTCCCGATCTACGTTCAAAAACTGGGAGAAAGATTCGTTCATCAAATACCAAAGGAAACCATTCAGTCTCTCATCAGTTATCCTATCTATTTCGCCCTGGTTGGTCTTGGTTGTTCCATGTTGGGAATACTTTATGTCATAGTCAAGAAGCCTTCCGACAACCCACAAAGGGAACTCAACATCAGTCTTTGGACCTCAGCCATTCTTACAGTTGTTCTAACTGCTTTCCTGACATACTTCTACTTAAAGGATGCCCAAGGTTTGGAAGTCGTTGGGTTCAGGTATGGACCTATTTCACCGTGGTTCTCGGCGATCATAGGTATATTCGCGGGTATTCTCGTAGGTTTTTGGGCTGAGTACTACACGAGCTATCACTACAAACCCACCCAATTCTTGAGTCGCTCTTCTATCGAAGGAACCGGAATGGTTATTTCCAATGGTCTTTCTCTTGGAATGAAGAGTGTTCTGCCGCCGACTTTAACCCTCGTTCTGGGAATTCTCTTTGCAGATTACTTCGCAGGACTGTATGGAGTTGCAATCTCTGCTCTTGGAATGCTTTCATTTGTGGCCACGTCCGTATCCGTTGATAGCTATGGTCCCATAGCAGACAATGCAGGTGGAATAAGCGAAATGTGTGAGTTAGAACCAGAAGTGAGGAAAATTACGGATCATTTGGATGCTGTAGGAAACACAACGGCAGCGATAGGGAAGGGATTCGCTATAGGATCAGCTATACTTGCAGCTCTTTCCCTCTTCGCGTCCTACATGTTCTCTCAAATTAGTCCTTCCGATATTGGAAAACCACCTTCAATAGTGCTTCTTTTGAACATGGTAGATGCTAGGGTGATTGCAGGAGCTTTGCTTGGTGCAGCAATCACTTATTATTTCAGCGGATACCTGATCTCTGCTGTCACCAAAGCCGCAATGAAAATGGTCGATGAGATCAGAAGGCAAGCTCGTGAGATCCCTGGCCTTCTTGAGGGCAAAGCAAAACCGGACTATAACAAGTGTATCGAGATAACCAGTGACAATGCGTTGAAACAGATGGGATATCCAGCTTTTATAGCCATTCTCACACCTCTCATAACAGGTTTCCTTCTGGGTCCGGAATTCGTCGGTGGAGTGTTAATTGGTACGGTCATCAGTGGTGCCATGCTTGCCATATTGACAGCGAATTCTGGAGGCGCTTGGGACAATGCCAAGAAGTTCCTTGAAGCGGGGCATTTGGAAGGATATGGAAAAGGTAGTGATCCTCACAAAGCGCTTGTCATTGGTGATACTGTAGGGGATCCTCTCAAGGACACAGTAGGTCCTTCACTCGATATTTTGATAAAAATAATGTCGGTAGTTTCGGTGATAGCAGTCTCTATATTCAAGCATATTCATCTTTTCTGA
- a CDS encoding acyl carrier protein, with the protein MEREELLAKFVEITSEKIGKEIEVVDEESSFSELGFDSLDVIDLVMFFEDEFAIRIEDEDFGKIRKVRDLIDLVAKKLEEVDDEISESG; encoded by the coding sequence TTGGAGAGGGAGGAACTCTTAGCAAAATTCGTAGAAATTACTTCTGAAAAGATCGGAAAGGAAATCGAGGTAGTCGATGAAGAGTCTTCTTTTTCAGAGCTTGGCTTTGATTCCCTTGATGTGATAGATCTTGTGATGTTTTTCGAAGATGAATTCGCCATAAGGATAGAAGACGAAGATTTTGGGAAAATTCGAAAAGTCAGAGACTTGATAGATCTTGTGGCAAAGAAGCTGGAGGAGGTTGATGATGAGATATCTGAGAGCGGATGA